CAGAATGCAAGGTACCCACTGACACTTCTTCTGAACATATAAACTCATGACAAAGCATTGTGAACAGATAAACATACACTAAACAGCAAACTCTATTTACAAGGAATATCACCAAGACATTTTCCAGAATAAGCCCCACGAAGCAAAAGCTAGCACCAATTGTCAGTCCCTAGTAAGCATGGCCCTAGCACTGTACTTACAATTCTAACTTATTCTGACACAACCCCTAGCTGCGCTGATCTACTAAATCCCCTCTCCAATTTATCTTGCCAGGAAACGTTCCATATATGCCTACTTGAATGAACTACCTATGGAGGTCCCTCTTTCCCTAAACCTCCAGTCAAACTACCGCCATGTACATTAAAGTAGCACTTCAAAATCTTTATGAAACCTTGACAGCAAGCAACGTTCTGCATCTCAACAGTCATTGTGATTGGATGCATAGCAGCACATCAGTTTATGATAATCTGACAAGCATAGGAGCCAGGAACTCAATGATCTTAAGACCTGCCGTGCATGTGTTCAATTTTATACATTTAACTATTTAAGAGCGAAAAAGTTTGCTACAATTTTGAAAGCAGATACACAAAAAATTTTGGTtcccaaaataaatttaaatagcCCGTTCAATTGAGAATGATCATATTCCAGGAACTAAAGAATAGCAGAACGCGATGGGATCTAGGGAAAGGCATGATGGTATTTAAATCTACctgaaaaattattcataataaGCTTGTACTTAAGATTCCATCTGGCCTTTCTCTCTCAAATGtttcatcatcaaaatcttcATTTGTGGAATCTTCTTGACATATCAATTTGTTCTCTTCCAATGGATTTAAGCTCAGGGCCTCCCAAACCATTGATTCACCCTGATATGTGCTGCCTTGCTGGAGCCCATGAGTGGTGTCAACAGTATCTTCCGCACTCTGTCTCACATCACTACAAACAAGATCTGTTCTTTTATCATCAGCAGCAGCTAGTGGCTCAGCGTTGAGGTCAGAGCCCAAATCAAATCCAGATTGATCCCCTGCCCCATGAAAAGCAACGGTAACTGTTCCTTGATCGGATAGATCAGCAGGGTCTTTTTTCTGTCTCTTCCATTTCTTAGTAGATGAAGTACCATCATCttcaaaatcttcttcttctcgaTCTCTGTGCAGGTAAACCCACAATTTCCTTTCTCCATCAAATTGCACACAAGGATCACGCTCATAATGCAAACGATCCAGGGCTCCACTGACAACTTGATTCACTTGTGCATCAGACACGTCTTCAACAGTATACTGAGAGTCTCGTATCAAAGTACAAACATCTGCTCTAGTGCCAATACTTCCTGGCAATCTAGCAGCTGCATCTCTCACAAGACAAAGAATCGTAACATGAGGTGGTCGATCACGCTTCAGCATGAAATGGTCTCGAGCTTTTGAAGTTGGCTTACCACCACACCTCCTCAAGGGAGCAACAATAGATTTTTTACCATCAGCAGCAGTGTATGAGAAGGCCCTGTCAGGAATCGAATACCTCAGGACTTCTTCCCTACGAAAATAAGCTCTCCCTTCTTCAGAACTCGGGCTGATAGTATTGAGACTTTTCTGAGCTCTCAAGTCCCTGAACCTCTCTTTCTCATCCAGGTTACATTGCATCAATGACAGAGGCGGTGCAGGAAGACTTCCAATTTGTTGAAGAGTCTCTTGCCCGCTTTTCAGCCAATTAGCAAAAGAATCGACCAACTTGACACAACTTTTGTGAGGAAGGCCCCAATATTCAGGAGACGTCACTTCAATAAAAGTGTCATGATCTGTCAAAGTGTGAGAAACTGGACCAATCCAGGACCAAGTTTTTGTAGATTTGTCATAAAAAACAAGTGCTTTCCAGCCCTTTATTCCTAGAGGTGCtgtttttgatgaaaatatctTGAGAACTCCTCTGATCAAATCCTGGAGTGGCTCCTGCGTCTCAAGAATGCAGGGATCCATAGGGTTTGATCTCACACGGTTAACAATCTCCTGTACAGTAAGAGAAGGCATTTTCACTTGCGCGGCAGGGTCTGATTTATTAACATCTGCATTCTCATTAGAAAGAACCCCATTGTTGTCACCTTCATGTGCTCTGTTCAGCTCTGCTGTGGGTTTGCCAACCTCTAAGGAATCTTCTGAAAGAGGAGTGATCATTGCCAAACGAACTGCTGAAAGGAGATGTATAATGGAAAATGAGAAGCCAATATGAACTGTTGGTGTAATCGGTGTATATGGCTTTTTCTGAGGTTTCGCTTCCAGCTCCACATCCACCACTCCTGTTTTTGTAACAGGTGCCTCAGGAGTTTCCCAGTCTGGAATAACATCGTCAGCTTCCaatttccttttcccttttttcttcaatGAAATGGAGTCGTCAATTTGCTGCTCAACACTGTTAGAATGCCTATTACCATCTTCGTCTCTGCCAGCCATGTCCATCACATCGTACTTTGCTTTCCGTTTCTTCATCCCTGAGTTGCACCCTAGCAACAAAGCCTCAGGTCGGTCACTTTGACCATGAGCATATGTTTCCATGTTCCGTCCTTTCTTTCGCAATCTAACCAGTGCATTTTCATCTGACAGTAACTGTGTTTCAAGTAAATCATCCTCGTCGTCAACAATGAAATCATGGCTGACTTCCCCTTTCTGCTTTCGGTCAGAAGGGTAGGCTTTCGATGAGGACCTGTGTAACCTTTCACCAGATTCCACCCGTAATTGACCAATCTTGCCAGATCTGTGAATTCTGTTTCTGTCATTATCATCCTTTAGTTTACCCAGGCCAGTGAGAGAGCTGTCTTCCAAAACTCTAGCACTGGAGCTATGTGTCTCATGCATCTTACCCATTTGTTTAGCTTTTGACAAGTATCTTGGCATTTGCCCAGGCTCAGTAAAGCCACTCACCTTTTTGGAAACGTGTGCGATTCCATCGAAAGCCAGTTCATTCTCCTGCACATCTTTCTTAATAAAGGAGGCCTTTTTAGCACCTAAGCTAGGCTTCAAAAAGGACGACCGAGAACCTTCTATGATACTGGTGGGGTAAGCTGACTTGCTTTTCATCAAAGGATTGCTaccatcatcatcctcatcatcaaattGTTCAGATGAGTCTGATTCtgtttcttcaccttttatatAAATTCTGTTAGCTTTCAATGCTCTCTTTTCTGGTCTTCCATTCTGAATAACACGCCCTCTGATCTTCTCCCGTGATTGTTTTGCTCTCACCTGAGGCAGCGCAATTCTATCATTCACCTGCGGCGACAATGCTCGATGAGCTTTGAAATTAAGATCCGGGGACTCTCTCCCCGTCCTACATTTCTTACTTCTCATATTCCAATCATTAGATTTAAATGTAGAATCCATAGAGAAAACCTGTCCTTGATTCTTGCTATGGCAAATTGGTTCAGCATGATCTGATAAGTCAACTCGATTACCTTTCAGTGGTAGCTGCGGAGTTTGGCCTTTCAAATATTTCATCTGATCAGGAACTGTGAATTGCGGAGAATTTTCAGCATACTTGGTCTTTTTGGAAGACTCGGACTTGGTCCGATTATTGAGAATATTTGATGTGAACACTTTAGCTTCTGACAGCGGACCTGCATTATTGTCCCTACCATAGGCATGCAAGTCATTGTTTGAAGAGAATGGCAAATTCATGAAACTGTCAGCAGCTAATCTGG
This region of Populus trichocarpa isolate Nisqually-1 chromosome 9, P.trichocarpa_v4.1, whole genome shotgun sequence genomic DNA includes:
- the LOC7488145 gene encoding uncharacterized protein LOC7488145, translating into MAIEKNNFKVSNKFDAELSPDSRDTAMSSDEDEDEDDLLHQQRIGSDEDEEDDVDVEEGDEDDEEFNDADSGAGSDDFDLLELGETRAEFCQFGNLTCSVPFELYDLSGLQDILSVDVWNDVLTEDDKFSLTKYLPDVDQDTFMRTLKELLEGGNFHFGSPINKLFQMLKGGLCEPRVALYRDGLYFFQQRQHYHLLRKHQNSMVSHLCQIRDAWHDCKGYSIGEKLRVLNIMKSHKSLMHENAEGELESGSSDQGEPGDRFWDRTVKDKKSASKFDRTPAYRVGSGLEFSSPVSLEVAKYGKQNPRGILKSAGSKDPSTRDVPGRFPSVYHGLGMTSSPHGSALTLSRQNKVAGYDSGDAPRQRDQMTTEKDDAEYAMYRLGVQRDRNMVLGGDMVKSRVPRAGKKHDFRTTRLAADSFMNLPFSSNNDLHAYGRDNNAGPLSEAKVFTSNILNNRTKSESSKKTKYAENSPQFTVPDQMKYLKGQTPQLPLKGNRVDLSDHAEPICHSKNQGQVFSMDSTFKSNDWNMRSKKCRTGRESPDLNFKAHRALSPQVNDRIALPQVRAKQSREKIRGRVIQNGRPEKRALKANRIYIKGEETESDSSEQFDDEDDDGSNPLMKSKSAYPTSIIEGSRSSFLKPSLGAKKASFIKKDVQENELAFDGIAHVSKKVSGFTEPGQMPRYLSKAKQMGKMHETHSSSARVLEDSSLTGLGKLKDDNDRNRIHRSGKIGQLRVESGERLHRSSSKAYPSDRKQKGEVSHDFIVDDEDDLLETQLLSDENALVRLRKKGRNMETYAHGQSDRPEALLLGCNSGMKKRKAKYDVMDMAGRDEDGNRHSNSVEQQIDDSISLKKKGKRKLEADDVIPDWETPEAPVTKTGVVDVELEAKPQKKPYTPITPTVHIGFSFSIIHLLSAVRLAMITPLSEDSLEVGKPTAELNRAHEGDNNGVLSNENADVNKSDPAAQVKMPSLTVQEIVNRVRSNPMDPCILETQEPLQDLIRGVLKIFSSKTAPLGIKGWKALVFYDKSTKTWSWIGPVSHTLTDHDTFIEVTSPEYWGLPHKSCVKLVDSFANWLKSGQETLQQIGSLPAPPLSLMQCNLDEKERFRDLRAQKSLNTISPSSEEGRAYFRREEVLRYSIPDRAFSYTAADGKKSIVAPLRRCGGKPTSKARDHFMLKRDRPPHVTILCLVRDAAARLPGSIGTRADVCTLIRDSQYTVEDVSDAQVNQVVSGALDRLHYERDPCVQFDGERKLWVYLHRDREEEDFEDDGTSSTKKWKRQKKDPADLSDQGTVTVAFHGAGDQSGFDLGSDLNAEPLAAADDKRTDLVCSDVRQSAEDTVDTTHGLQQGSTYQGESMVWEALSLNPLEENKLICQEDSTNEDFDDETFERERPDGILSTSLL